CATTGGTGCAGTAAACCATTTGGCAAAGCCTGCGTGTTTCTTCTTATCAAAAACACCTCTCATTGGTGCGCGTTTCAGAATTGGCCCACCCAACGTTCCGATCAATGCTTCTCCAATTCCTTTTGGCTGAACGACTCTGATTCCGGGATCGTTCGGAGTAGGAATGCCGTAACAGTCGACCAAGAAGATCGATTTTACCTTATCGGGATGATGACTTGCAAATCGGGTGCTGATAGCGCCACCCATGGAAAGGCCGATGAGGTGGAATTTGTCTTTGATACCGAGGAACTCGATCAGGTCGGAAACCTGCGCCATGTACAATTCGCTGCCATGATCGCCCTTTAAACGTTCAGAAAATCCGCGACCATAAAGATCAAATCTTAATACGCGATAACCACGATCTACCAGAAACTTGAACTGATGGTCCCACATGTGCAAGTGCCCGATCAATCCATGGATCAGCACTACCACTTCGCCATTTTCGTCACCTTCAAATTCGTAACGCACCTTTCCGTTCGAAAGCTGGGCGTAGGCCCCATGCTCTTCCATTTGTTTCAGAATACTCATGCATCAAATTTATCAAACTGCACGGTTGTAATTAAGCTTATTTACTTTGCGAACGGAATGAGAAGCATTGCTGAAAACTTAGAGGAGATTCGGGAAGAAATCCCGAGCAACGTAACCTTGGTAGCGGTTTCTAAAACCAAACCGAACGATGTGTTGATGGAAGCCTATGAGGCAGGTCAGCGCATTTTCGGAGAAAACCGTGTGCAGGAATTGGTGCCGAAATCGGAAACACTGCCGAAAGACATTGAATGGCACATGATCGGGCATCTGCAGCGCAACAAGATCAAGTACATCGCTCCTTTTGTGAGTTGCATTCATTCCGTTGACAAGACTTCATTGCTTTCCGAGATCAATAAGGAAGCTGCTAAACACGGGCGAATGATCCGTGTGCTGCTTCAGTTTCATATAGCGCAAGAAGAGAGCAAATTCGGACTAAGTTTAGAAGAAGCGTTCGACTATTTGAATTCTGATGAACTGCAAAACCTCAAAAACATTCAAGTAGCTGGTGTAATGGGCATGGCCACTTTTACGGACAACGAAGCACAGATACGTTCAGAATTCAGAAGTCTGAAACTCATTTTTGAGCAGTTGAAAGCGAGCCATTTCATCCAAAACGAGTTCTTCAAAGAGATTTCGATGGGAATGTCGGGCGATTACCTGATTGCCATTGAGGAAGGCAGCACGATGGTCCGTGTGGGAAGTTCCATCTTCGGAAGTCGTGCTTAGATCAGAACACTTTTGTGATATATCAGACATACTGCCATTGAAAGGCATTGGGAAGGCAATCAGTTGCAAACCAATACAGTAATCCCAAACAAGTCGAACTTCTATCAAGCCTTGATGCGGGGAATCTGAACGTTGATCGCGAGGTCTATCTTTTTCTTATTGCTATCAGTTTAACAACAGGCCCGACCATACAACTACTTATTCCGCCTGTCACCGTGTATTCTACAATAACAGGTAAACCGTCCGATCTATCAATGTGGCACTTGTCCAAATTCGTTGGTTCAAGTCGTTCCACTCTACCGTTATTTTGGACTTCGATGATCCAACCGCATCCGTCAAACCCATTGTAGTCCTTGAGTATCCCCTGTTTTCTTGTCGGAAAGCCGTCCTTCGAACAACTACTTAGTAGTATTCCGATGAGTGTTGTCAGAAGTATTCGTTTCATGTTCAAATCTGCTTTGTTTTAAATTCAGAGCCGAACTTTCACACGGCTTGAACCATTACCGCCAACGGTTGCCGCTAAAGATAATGCGTTAGAAACTGCCGTCCGGTCGCCATGCACAAACGGCACAGAACGAAACTGAGACTGACTGACGTACAGTCGCACGCATTAGGTTTAGCGGGTGTTGTAGCACGTTTTTATTTCTTTTCTGTCGACATGGCCAAAATCAACGTCAGAATTGGTGTCGCCAACAACGTTAGTAGATAACCGAAAAACAAGAATGTCGCTGCTCCTGTCGCGCAAACTAATTCGTCAGGTTGCCTGTCCATTGAAATTCCATGAGCACTTACGAATGTTGCGACCCATGGTGAAAACAGTCCAACCAATAGGGTTAGAATTCCAGCTATCAGAACTTTCTTTCTTGTCAAGGACCTGTCAAGTTTATAGTAAGTCAAAAAGCCGATGTTGGGAAGGCACACAATCACCGCTGGTAAAATGAGTATGAAGGTCAGTTTCATAATGTGCTACAACGTTTTACAACTATGAAAAATTAGGGTTTTAACTGCTTCGCCCTGTCGCGCAGCACAGGAGCGGACAGATAAACCCGAATACTTCCCTTCGACAGGCTCCTGCGTAACTAGCGCCTGCCCTGAGGCACGAAGGGAGACCCTATTTTGCGTAGTTGGTGTGGCGTGCGTTGCTTTTTCGTCCTATCCTTATGTTCAGATCAGTTATTCTCAGTATATTTTTTGAAGTTGTTCAAGATCATTTGCCAGCCTTGTTGTTGCATTTCAACCGGGTTTTCACTTTCAGCATCAAACGTTGTAGTTACATTGGTTTCAGCACCCGTGCTTTCAAAGACAGTGGTGGCCTTTCGTCCGTCACCCATGGTATAGCTCAGCTCCTGCTTTTCATTTACCACATCATAGATCGCTTCGAAGTCGAAACCGAAACTGCCATCCTTGGCTTCCATCCTTGCAAAGTACCTTCCACCGACCTTCAGGTCGTTTTCTGCTCTTGGACATGCCCAGTCGTCTACTGCAAAATTCCAATTGGTGATATGTACTGGTCTGGTCCAATGGTCCCAAACCTTTTGGATGGGTGCATTGATCAATGCGGTTACGGTAATTTTTGTTGCCATTTATTTTGATGGTTGGTTTACAAAGTAGATCATGGTAGAAGCAATAAGACACATGACTCCTGCTCCTATATAAAGTGAACTGTCGTGTTGGGCAACGCCAATACATAGGTCGGCTGCAAACATGACCAAAAGGAAAATGTAAGCAAGGGTCAGCATTGGACTTGATCTTTTAATTGTTGCAAAGGCCAGAATAACGCCAAGTGCAAATTGTCTGGATGCCCACATCAGGATAAGGAAGTCAACTCCTTTTGCATTAAGGTCAACGGTGTCTTCCATCGATTCGGGAGAAATGATGAACATGACACTTGCACCAAGTTCCATCAATGCAAAAATTGCTGACACGATAAGTATCCATATCGGTAATGATCTTTGTTGCTGTGTCATGATCCATGTTTGTTCGTTGGCCCTCCGTTCATGTTGTGCTGTTTCTCTTTTACAACGCACGCCAACGTTTCTCAACGATGAAAATAGGGTTTTAGCCTGCAAAGACCTAGTAGGTTTTGAAAACCTACTAGGTCTCTGGAGCGGACAGATAAACACGAATACTTCCCTTCGACAGGCTCAGGGTAAACCCCCTCACCACAGGCTCCTGCGTAACTCGCGCCTGCCCTGAGGCACGAAGGGAGACCCTTTTTTGCATAGATGGTGTTGGAGGTAGTACTTTCAATTTCTGAACAACGCCTTAATTCGATCAACGATTCCTGTTGATTCTGACCCATCATTTTCATCAGGCCATTTTTCGGTCCAGTCTTCCACTTTCATTTCTTCAAAGCTCTTCAACTTGGTGAAGAAGTCCTGAACCTTGAAGATCATTTCGTGACCAGCAAGAATAACATCGTTATCCTTTGTAATTCCAACATCAGTTATTCCATACTGTCCAAATGCTCCAAGCTTGAGGCGTTGCCATGTGTCTGTCTCTATGTGCCAGAACTGAAGTATATCAATTTCACGATTCGTGTATCCAAATCTCGTAACTACTGCCCACTTAGTTGTAAGTTGATGAATAGAACTTGAATTATCTTGACCCGGAACGGGTCTTGATCTAATCTTTCTTTCCTTGATGTCAACTTCCACCTGTCGTCCTTTATTCAAATAGGTAAACCTATTATTACCAGTAGCTATACATTCAGGTAAATCTTTCTCGTTGAGTTTGAACAACGGTATCAATTTATTTTTCTTGAGATGATAAACCTGAAAGGACATATGTACATACGTCTCTCCATTCAGAGTTCTAATGAATCTTGGTCTAGCGGCAAAACTGTTGGTTCTGTCACGTTCTCTGGAAAAAATCTTTTCGCATACTGGTCTATTCGCTGTTGCTGAATCCACAAACCAAGCATAATCCTCGTAAAGGATAAGTAGACTTTCGTTCACCCAATTAAGACTACTTAGACTATTAATGCCAAGTTCAGATGAAGCCACCTCCCGCCAATCTGACAAGTCGAGTATGTCTTTTCCCACTCTCACCGAAGTTTTGTCCTTGCTATCATAGAAAGTTGCTGCCCAAAGCTTAAGTTGTTCATTGTAGCTTATGACACCTAACTGCGCGGTTCTGCTACTTACAGGAGGGAAAACACGAAAATCAAGTATGCTACACTTGGCATTTAAAATTGCGTTTCCTTTATCTGCTAACCGCAATTGAAGAGCAAATGGAAAGCTATAGAACACCATATCGCGGTCATCAACTTGTACAGCTTCATAAGGCAAGCGATTGGCAAGGTTAAGCCGCGTGGCCTTAGAACTAAGTTTTTTGCGAGATTGCTTGAGAAGCCAAACCTTTACTTTCCTGTTTTTAGCCTCATTTTCAAACGACTCCTTATCGGTCATTTCAATAATGAGCAATCTGTAACTATCGCTATCGGTGTGCAATTGATAAAGCAGGAGATTGTGAACACTTAACTCCTGTCCTAATGCTGGCAAATAATCCATTGGAACCTCGGATTGGTAGTTTTCGACCAAGGATCTGATGTCTTCATGCTCAAATACCTTTTTCCAGACTTTCCAATGGTAAGCCAATTGATAAACCATATCGTCAATCTCCGTTTTCCAATCAATGTCGATGCATTGATGGTCGAGGTCATTAAATATTTGGGACAGTTTCATATGTCAGAAATCCCCATTTTTAGTACGTGCAGAGCTGTCCATTTGAATTACCGCCAACGTTTCTCAACGATGAAAATAGGATTTTAGCCTGCAAAGACCTAGTAGGTTTTGAAAACCTACTAGGTCTCTGGAGCGGACAGATAAACCCGAATACTTCCCTTCGACCGGCTCCTGCGTAACTAGCGCCTGCCCTGAGGCACGAAGGGAGACCCTATTTTGTATAGATGGTGTGTAGCACGTTTTTTATTTGAGTTTTATTTTCTGTGCTGGTACTAATTCCAGCGCTTTTTTGAGGCTTACAAGCTCCTCTTTGGAAAATATTCTCTTCGGAATAAAAAAACCACGCTTTGCTTCTGAGTAAATGACTATCCAGTTTTTGAGTTCTTCAATGGACTTGATATTTATCCAGTGAATACTGACTTCATAGGTGTCACCTTTTATTGATATGCTAGTTTCGCCAATAAAGTAGTGTGCAGTTTCACGAATCCATGGATTGGTTTCGAGCATTTTTGTGGCTCTAAAATAGGTCGAAACTGGAATGACAACCAAGATCAAAACAGCGAATAACAACTGTCCGAGTGGAAACTGATTCGTATTAAACGAATTCAACGTCAAGTAATCGATTACTGTATATAGCATTGCTAAACCAACAATAGTTATCCAAATCACAATTTTGGTTTTGTAGCCAAGAATGAAATTTAGCATCACCCACTCGTTCCTTTCCAATTTTACATTAAAGCTTCTTACTTCCATTCAAAATGTGTTACAACGTTTCTCAGCTATGAAAAATAGGGTTTTAACTGCTTCGCCCTGTCCCACAGGACAGCAGCGGACAGATAAAACCGAACTCTGCGTAACTGATGAGACCCTATTTTGCATAGATGGTGTTGGCGTTAGTTGTTTTCTTTTTGTTTTCAGTTCGTGTCGTCAAAATATCCAGAAAAATGGCAGAAAGGCCATGTCGTCAATTGAGTAAAACAATACGGCCAAGAGAAAAGCACCGCCAAACGCTTTCCACTTCACCTTTCTTGGATTTTCATACTTCATTTTCTTCCTGACAAACAGGATTAGGCCTCCGCCAA
The nucleotide sequence above comes from Flavobacteriales bacterium. Encoded proteins:
- a CDS encoding alpha/beta hydrolase, which produces MSILKQMEEHGAYAQLSNGKVRYEFEGDENGEVVVLIHGLIGHLHMWDHQFKFLVDRGYRVLRFDLYGRGFSERLKGDHGSELYMAQVSDLIEFLGIKDKFHLIGLSMGGAISTRFASHHPDKVKSIFLVDCYGIPTPNDPGIRVVQPKGIGEALIGTLGGPILKRAPMRGVFDKKKHAGFAKWFTAPMAIRGSKRALLSTLRNFMLENHVPHYERLNHLDIPKLILWGKEDAILPFAYGKRIHALVPNARFEVFEDCGHIPQYEEPEKFNQMALQFLREQR
- a CDS encoding YggS family pyridoxal phosphate-dependent enzyme, encoding MRSIAENLEEIREEIPSNVTLVAVSKTKPNDVLMEAYEAGQRIFGENRVQELVPKSETLPKDIEWHMIGHLQRNKIKYIAPFVSCIHSVDKTSLLSEINKEAAKHGRMIRVLLQFHIAQEESKFGLSLEEAFDYLNSDELQNLKNIQVAGVMGMATFTDNEAQIRSEFRSLKLIFEQLKASHFIQNEFFKEISMGMSGDYLIAIEEGSTMVRVGSSIFGSRA
- a CDS encoding SRPBCC family protein, translated to MATKITVTALINAPIQKVWDHWTRPVHITNWNFAVDDWACPRAENDLKVGGRYFARMEAKDGSFGFDFEAIYDVVNEKQELSYTMGDGRKATTVFESTGAETNVTTTFDAESENPVEMQQQGWQMILNNFKKYTENN
- a CDS encoding YcxB family protein → MEVRSFNVKLERNEWVMLNFILGYKTKIVIWITIVGLAMLYTVIDYLTLNSFNTNQFPLGQLLFAVLILVVIPVSTYFRATKMLETNPWIRETAHYFIGETSISIKGDTYEVSIHWINIKSIEELKNWIVIYSEAKRGFFIPKRIFSKEELVSLKKALELVPAQKIKLK